One window of Cherax quadricarinatus isolate ZL_2023a chromosome 18, ASM3850222v1, whole genome shotgun sequence genomic DNA carries:
- the LOC128689427 gene encoding uncharacterized protein isoform X2: MLGVIISSLGVFLCSIIRSLVWYYICFGGLTGFGNSLLAPQGFLIGQKYFCHKKVRANALSMLGGSLGFMTMLPTLNYLLETYAVEGTFMLWSGLLLHALIGVFFFQPVEWHMRPKRTPGLESLKSEKNGGQSQVRNDILPGKVVNEKTEDQKVSAYEDDSVIKHLTSEKDESDESDSEDTYTSHDLASGNDSVRRGLSDSFSLGNGRQWKNPLTDTLQTNEYLERPRTVSIERSMEILPQIPEESEDEDCFETYDQEIGNERIEFLNRENEIRNRPVSFISSKSVDSFVTAPSSESIFDYDDIIYQFGSALSIKTEKLKDSLQVERDRNLKNNINISNIPRTQFHKPHVICGIKFPKLSDMINFRILRHPVFIVAAFSTMINRVVYVSFINYLPSLSLEIGVGRETPFLYIIVASFELVAKLFTSLFCDQGLMQRRYFVIIASVNSVLANLTISFAWNFLTTGACCAWYGFSVGTCMSVEPVLLVEYLGLKLLPHSFGLMLFINGIGGLLLIPLTGWMSDMAGNYVIIYCFIGGISLVPSLLWCSVPCFTKTSDIPSTSPTDNV; this comes from the exons ATGCTTGGCGTGATCATTAGTTCACTGGGAGTGTTTCTCTGCTCAATTATCAGAAGTCTTGTCTGGTACTACATTTGTTTTGGAGGGCTGACAG GTTTTGGTAATTCACTACTTGCACCACAAGGCTTCCTTATTGGGCAGAAATATTTTTGTCACAAGAAAGTTAGAGCCAATGCACTCTCCATGCTAGGTGGATCTTTGGGGTTCATGACCATGTTGCCGACTCTCAATTATCTCTTAGAAACATACGCAGTTGAAGGCACTTTCATGTTATGgtctggattactccttcatgcaCTCATCGGTGTGTTTTTCTTCCAACCAGTAGAGTGGCACATGCGACCCAAAAGAACACCTGGTTTGGAATCTCTGAAAAGTGAAAAGAATGGTGGACAGAGTCAAGTGAGAAATGATATTCTTCCTGGGAAAGTTGTTAATGAAAAGACGGAGGATCAAAAAGTTAGTGCttatgaagatgacagtgttatcAAACATCTAACTTCAGAGAAAGACGAGAGTGATGAAAGTGATTCAGAGGATACTTACACCAGCCATGATTTAGCATCTGGTAATGACAGTGTGAGGAGGGGATTGTCAGATTCTTTTAGTCTGGGTAATGGCAGACAATGGAAAAACCCATTAACAGATACCTTACAAACGAACGAGTACCTAGAGCGACCTCGAACTGTGAGCATAGAGAGAAGTATGGAAATTCTTCCCCAGATCCCGGAAGAAAGTGAAGACGAGGACTGTTTTGAAACCTATGACCAAGAGATTGGTAATGAGAGAATAGAATTTTTAAATAGAGAAAATGAGATTAGAAATAGACCTGTGAGCTTTATAAGTTCTAAGAGTGTTGATTCTTTTGTAACAGCTCCTTCAAGTGAGAGCATTTTTGACTATGATGACATTATCTATCAATTTGGTAGTGCCTTATCAATTAAAACTGAAAAATTGAAAGACAGCTTACAAGTTGAAAGAGATAGAAACCTAAAAAATAATATCAATATATCAAATATTCCCAGAACACAATTTCATAAGCCACATGTTATTTGTGGAATTAAGTTTCCAAAGTTATCAGATATGATAAATTTTCGTATATTACGACATCCAGTATTCATTGTAGCCGCCTTCAGCACCATGATTAATAGAGTg GTGTACGTGTCTTTCATAAACTACTTACCGTCACTTTCACTTGAGATTGGTGTAGGAAGAGAAACTCCATTTCTCTACATCATCGTTGCCTCGTTTGAACTTGTAGCCAAGTTATTTACATCTTTATTCTGTGACCAGGGGTTGATGCAACGTCGCTACTTTGTCATCATTGCTTCTGTTAACTCTGTCTTGGCAAACTTAA CAATATCATTTGCCTGGAATTTTTTAACCACGGGAGCTTGCTGCGCTTGGTACGGCTTCAGTGTAGGTACCTGTATGTCTGTCGAACCAGTGTTGCTTGTGGAGTACTTAGGGTTGAAGCTTTTACCACACTCGTTTGGTTTGATGCTCTTCATTAATGGAATTGGTGGGCTTCTACTCATACCCTTGACTG gTTGGATGAGCGATATGGCAGGCAACTATGTCATAATATACTGTTTTATTGGAGGCATTTCTTTAGTTCCTAGTCTTCTTTGGTGCTCAGTGCCCTGTTTCACCAAAACCTCGGATATTCCTTCCACATCACCCACTGACAATGTTTAG
- the LOC128689427 gene encoding uncharacterized protein isoform X1, which yields MLMDAAKTHNSTPPPGGGWVETSDEVGGSKKDDGGSTKACSSHPQRCEMLAPPDGGWGWVIVAANCIILFVMGNIVTGFSVLYVHLVNAGYSNAEVSGIPALFVGLTCILAPLSTGLSHFYSYRCLAMLGVIISSLGVFLCSIIRSLVWYYICFGGLTGFGNSLLAPQGFLIGQKYFCHKKVRANALSMLGGSLGFMTMLPTLNYLLETYAVEGTFMLWSGLLLHALIGVFFFQPVEWHMRPKRTPGLESLKSEKNGGQSQVRNDILPGKVVNEKTEDQKVSAYEDDSVIKHLTSEKDESDESDSEDTYTSHDLASGNDSVRRGLSDSFSLGNGRQWKNPLTDTLQTNEYLERPRTVSIERSMEILPQIPEESEDEDCFETYDQEIGNERIEFLNRENEIRNRPVSFISSKSVDSFVTAPSSESIFDYDDIIYQFGSALSIKTEKLKDSLQVERDRNLKNNINISNIPRTQFHKPHVICGIKFPKLSDMINFRILRHPVFIVAAFSTMINRVVYVSFINYLPSLSLEIGVGRETPFLYIIVASFELVAKLFTSLFCDQGLMQRRYFVIIASVNSVLANLTISFAWNFLTTGACCAWYGFSVGTCMSVEPVLLVEYLGLKLLPHSFGLMLFINGIGGLLLIPLTGWMSDMAGNYVIIYCFIGGISLVPSLLWCSVPCFTKTSDIPSTSPTDNV from the exons TTCGTGATGGGTAACATAGTAACAGGCTTCAGTGTGCTGTACGTCCACCTGGTTAACGCTGGATACAGCAATGCTGAAGTTTCTGGCATCCCTGCACTCTTCGTGGGCCTTACCTGTATTCTAG CACCGTTGTCGACGGGCTTGAGCCATTTCTACAGTTACCGGTGTCTTGCGATGCTTGGCGTGATCATTAGTTCACTGGGAGTGTTTCTCTGCTCAATTATCAGAAGTCTTGTCTGGTACTACATTTGTTTTGGAGGGCTGACAG GTTTTGGTAATTCACTACTTGCACCACAAGGCTTCCTTATTGGGCAGAAATATTTTTGTCACAAGAAAGTTAGAGCCAATGCACTCTCCATGCTAGGTGGATCTTTGGGGTTCATGACCATGTTGCCGACTCTCAATTATCTCTTAGAAACATACGCAGTTGAAGGCACTTTCATGTTATGgtctggattactccttcatgcaCTCATCGGTGTGTTTTTCTTCCAACCAGTAGAGTGGCACATGCGACCCAAAAGAACACCTGGTTTGGAATCTCTGAAAAGTGAAAAGAATGGTGGACAGAGTCAAGTGAGAAATGATATTCTTCCTGGGAAAGTTGTTAATGAAAAGACGGAGGATCAAAAAGTTAGTGCttatgaagatgacagtgttatcAAACATCTAACTTCAGAGAAAGACGAGAGTGATGAAAGTGATTCAGAGGATACTTACACCAGCCATGATTTAGCATCTGGTAATGACAGTGTGAGGAGGGGATTGTCAGATTCTTTTAGTCTGGGTAATGGCAGACAATGGAAAAACCCATTAACAGATACCTTACAAACGAACGAGTACCTAGAGCGACCTCGAACTGTGAGCATAGAGAGAAGTATGGAAATTCTTCCCCAGATCCCGGAAGAAAGTGAAGACGAGGACTGTTTTGAAACCTATGACCAAGAGATTGGTAATGAGAGAATAGAATTTTTAAATAGAGAAAATGAGATTAGAAATAGACCTGTGAGCTTTATAAGTTCTAAGAGTGTTGATTCTTTTGTAACAGCTCCTTCAAGTGAGAGCATTTTTGACTATGATGACATTATCTATCAATTTGGTAGTGCCTTATCAATTAAAACTGAAAAATTGAAAGACAGCTTACAAGTTGAAAGAGATAGAAACCTAAAAAATAATATCAATATATCAAATATTCCCAGAACACAATTTCATAAGCCACATGTTATTTGTGGAATTAAGTTTCCAAAGTTATCAGATATGATAAATTTTCGTATATTACGACATCCAGTATTCATTGTAGCCGCCTTCAGCACCATGATTAATAGAGTg GTGTACGTGTCTTTCATAAACTACTTACCGTCACTTTCACTTGAGATTGGTGTAGGAAGAGAAACTCCATTTCTCTACATCATCGTTGCCTCGTTTGAACTTGTAGCCAAGTTATTTACATCTTTATTCTGTGACCAGGGGTTGATGCAACGTCGCTACTTTGTCATCATTGCTTCTGTTAACTCTGTCTTGGCAAACTTAA CAATATCATTTGCCTGGAATTTTTTAACCACGGGAGCTTGCTGCGCTTGGTACGGCTTCAGTGTAGGTACCTGTATGTCTGTCGAACCAGTGTTGCTTGTGGAGTACTTAGGGTTGAAGCTTTTACCACACTCGTTTGGTTTGATGCTCTTCATTAATGGAATTGGTGGGCTTCTACTCATACCCTTGACTG gTTGGATGAGCGATATGGCAGGCAACTATGTCATAATATACTGTTTTATTGGAGGCATTTCTTTAGTTCCTAGTCTTCTTTGGTGCTCAGTGCCCTGTTTCACCAAAACCTCGGATATTCCTTCCACATCACCCACTGACAATGTTTAG